The proteins below are encoded in one region of Lactuca sativa cultivar Salinas chromosome 3, Lsat_Salinas_v11, whole genome shotgun sequence:
- the LOC111889071 gene encoding uncharacterized protein LOC111889071 — MSRGSYVRLCTHFRVKNWLKDSKHISVEEKMAMFLMMIGHNQRYVIIKRRFQHSKQTIHKYFYEVLDKMMVFANEIIVPTSFNPNPNVPGHNRRLRRIFKGAVGALDGTLVHAIVPLDKQHLYKGRGKGDCYQNVLAICDFNMIFTFVVAGWEGIAHDSRILSEALTDRDAPFPFPPPGKYYLCDAAYTHTPRIYGSLSNNVRDDDDDEEEEDDVDEVQPHRSARDREYMVHLRDQIADQLMRNVE; from the exons ATGTCACGTGGTTCTTATGTTCGGCTTTGCACACATTTTAGAGTAAAAAATTGGTTAAAGGATAGTAAACATATATCGGTTGAAGAGAAGATGGCGATGTTCTTGATGATGATCGGTCACAATCAACGTTATGTAATCATCAAACGTAGATTTCAACACTCAAAACAAAcgattcataagtatttttacgAAGTATTGGATAAAATGATGGTGTTCGCAAATGAAATAATAGTACCAACTTCCTTTAATCCAAATCCAAATGTTCCGGGACATAATAGGAGGTTACGAAGGATTTTCAAAGGAGCGGTTGGTGCACTTGATGGAACTTTGGTACATGCTATTGTCCCTCTCGACAAACAACATTTGTATAAAGGAAGAGGAAAAGGCGACTGTTATCAAAATGTATTGGCAATATGCGACTtcaatatgatttttacatttgTCGTGGCTGGGTGGGAAGGGATAGCACATGATTCAAGAATATTATCAGAAGCTTTAACAGATCGAGATGCACCATTTCCATTTCCACCGCCAG GTAAGTATTATCTTTGTGATGCTGCGTATACACACACCCCGAGGATTTATGGCTCCTTATC CAATAATGtacgagatgatgatgatgatgaggaggaggaggatgacGTGGATGAGGTACAACCACACAGAAGTGCAAGAGACCGGGAATATATGGTTCATCTACGAGATCAAATTGCTGACCAGTTAATGCGAAATGTAGAATGA